The sequence ATCCAGGTGATTACCATTTACTTTGACCTCGTATATCTACTCGTGGAACATTAGCCCCCTCAAGCTTTTGTTTTATAAAATTATAGGAGTAAGAACATTAGAAAAAGTTAATTTGCGGCCTAATGTTTGTGTAATTTTTTATCAACAatctttccttcctttctcttcGTCTATTCTTGTCTCGAGAGGTCTTGACGATACCCTTCTGGAGAACTGCCTAGGCCCAGTCACAGGATCAACCCTTTAACCTACGTCAAAAGAAGGACATTATATTATGTGAAGAAGTCCTGTTTGGCATGAATGATTCCCAGCAGGGGCAATTATCCGAATGAGGAGTATTTTTGTAGTAACACATTTGCTTATATATCATAATACGTTTTGCCATGAAAGGTATTCTTTTGATTTCAACTTGTTGAATTTATTCATGAAACAAGAATTTTGATCGCTAGGAAACTTGGAAGAATGATATTCCTAAGGGCCGGTTTGATAACCCCTTTTTAGtttagttttcattattttgttcgTAGAGGCTTGAGGGAGAAATGAGGGACAGGATGCTGGGAGAGATGTATAAGGAAGGAAACACGtacaaaatgaaaactaaaccaaaaaccaGAAACTGTTTAAAGTGGTTTCacttaaaacaattttgttttcattcattcttctttgtttcttgCCCTCTCTCCCACCACCCTTCTTCATCCTTCCTTTTCCCCATATACTTTAACCCTATATCAAGCGCAAAAAgtgaactaaaactaaaaacaaaatggttactACATGAGCCTAAATGATTAATTTTTGCGATGCTTTTTGATTAACATATTAGTTACTATTACTTGCTAGAATCTATCAAATGGAAGGATTTAATGAAATCACTGGTCATATCCTTAGATACCATCTTGATTGTCTAACATGCTATTATTTTCCCTAATGACCTACGTACATTGGCTGGGTCTGTACATGCCGGCAAGGATACTATTTAATTTTCATGCTTAAACTTTGAAAGTGAGTTGTTATATTTTAATATGTGCAGGGGCTTCTGTAATTCTGGCAGAGTTAGCAATGGAGGCTGGTTTGCCTGATGGTGTCTTAAATATTGTTCATGGAACCAATGTAGGACTCAGACTACTTTTACAAGCACTACTGTTATTGTCTTAAGTTCTGCCTAAGTAGATGGCCTAATACTTGCTAGGATTCACGTAGGATCTTTAATTGATATTCACTCAGAAGATGTGGAAAATCTTTGATCAATGCATTTTAGATATATTTGCCATCTCATGGGTCATTGGTAAGAAGCAAAATAAAGAGATCCATAAAAAGAAAACATCTGTTTTCATTGCTTGGCACTgtagatttatttatttaattattgtgTAAATCATTTGAAGGCAAATGTGAAGCATTTTACGTGCGAATTCCTTCGTTATGAAGAAAAGCTTCCCTGTGGTTTGTATTGATAATTGATTGCTGCTGACCTTAGAAATATAAATGTAGTTCAGTAATGAGCTTCAGGTTAGGGATCCCCCAGATAAACTTATTTTTTGGGACACACTTGTAGGCCCAACTAACATTGGTTTCAACAATCCTAACAGTCTAGTTTTTAGGCCTCCTTCAAAGATCATCCTTGCAATTAACCACTCAAGTAAATGGTTGTCAATTTAGTGTTTTAATGATTTCCAAagtctcactgattttgtgcatcaacactagAAATAGTTTTTAGGTTTTTCTTAGATACAATTGGATGTCTTAATGATTTCCAATAGGTTTATtcttttgcaaggatgatctttAAACCATCCATTTATGAATAGGCAGTTAGGATCATTGAATTTTATTTGGAACGTGTCCCACAGGGTGTCCCTCTAGTAAAGGTTGTATGAGGGATCCCTAAATAGAAGGGGACTTCGTAGTTTGGTTGCATCTAAGTGTGACAAAGAGAAGCTAAGAGTTTTGCACCTATAAATCTCAACAATGCTATATTCCATGTGTTGTACAGTTGTGTTTATGACTGCTTGAAatacaacttttttttaattggacGAAGTGATATTAGAAGTTTGCTACCTTTAGGGGAATTGATTTTCCTAAATGTATGTTACTTTGTGGCAGGATATTGTTAATGCAAtttgtgatgatgatgatatcagAGCTGTATCATTTGTGGGTTCTAATACTGTAAGTTTACTCATAATGATCACAACCACCTTCcaatttgttttacttttataGTTTTCAGATTGTAGCTTGCAGTCTCGACAACCCTAATAGCCTTGTAGTTTTAACATTATGGATTGCTTTGCGGTTTGAGTTTATATTTAAtcttataaacaaaagaaaatgcctGAACATTAATTTTTTGTCAGATTATGTAGTTAATTATTGTTGTTTTCATGTATGTGCTCGCCTGCATATCATGTCACTGAGaataaatataatattatagtttGTTCGTAGAAGTGAATTTTTTAATCAGATGGTTAGAGTTTTGAAGtataaagttttttattttgagtTTCTCTATGCATCTGGATGTTTTGTGGTTAGACAAGTTTGAACTGTTTATTGTAGGGATAAGTTTGTTGGTTTCTGTTCAGACACCTTTAGTTGGTTCCAAAATTTTGCAACTTAAAATTTTCCGGGTTTAATATTATGCTTTTACCTTGGTTGTGAACTGTTGTTCAAATTTATAAGTTTGCATGTCTGTTTAGCAGTATAGTTGCCGATGTAGTTCTGGTACAAAGGAACATGCTCTTACCAAATTCTCCCTTGCATAACAAAAAATTAGATTTCTacgttttgcaattttttagtTCATGTCGTATCAGTTGACCCTAGCTGTATCCTTACACAATGTTCCTATGTTAACATCAAAAGGCTGGCATGCACATATATTCAAGAGCTGCAGCTAAAGGGAAACGTGTTCAAGTAAGTCTGCTTCATATATAACAGTTGTGCTTTTGAGCCAAATGGTAGCTTTCATACCCTTGAAACAGTTGGGGGtgaaatttattttttcctGATTTGACTATTTCTCCAGTCCAATATGGGGGCAAAGAACCATGCCATTATCATGCCTGATGCTAGTGCTGAAGCTACTTTGAATGCTTTAGTTGCTGCGGGCTTTGGTGCTGCAGGACAAAGATGCATGGCACTCAGCACAGTTGTCTTTGTTGGAGATTCAAAGTCATGgtattattattactattatttttaaatttgataaGGTTTAGCCTTCTAGTTCACCATTAGTGTATCCTTTTTTGATTGAAGGCTGAAAGCTTGAAACTTACCTTCAGTGTTACCAAAGGAAGGTTGACCTTCAGTGGCCTGACCTTTTGAATCCATCTCCACTTACTGCTATCACAATGTTCTAGCGAATCCATCTCCACTTACCGCTAAGACAATGTTCTATTTGCTAGAAGGCTTCTCCAATATGTTCCCTGGGGCTTGAGAAGGATGAAAAACAATGCACACCCTTAATTCTGCTTCCTAGAAGACTCGTccggaaaaaaaaaccaagaaaagattTTAGTAAAAATTGATTTCTTGTCTGTGTCCATTTTGTTAGTGTACACATCACCTAAAACCTTGTCACATTTCTCTCTTAGTATCCCAGATGTCTTGTTATTTCCATGTAACCTAGGTTTTAATTTGATTACTGTCATTGGATTTTAGCTATTTAACTTTTTCAGGGAGAACAAACTTGTGGAGGCTGCCAAAGGTCTGAAAGTAAGTGCTGGAACAGAACCTGATGCTGACCTTGGTCCAGTAATTAGCAGACAGGTAAGCAaattaaaggtttttttttttttcgtcccGCCACCAATCAGATTACCAAATAGTGATGTTATTGAAGCctaatttttatatattatccATCATATACTTGAATGAGTGGTAACCAAGTAGCATATTTGTTGTTAAAGTGGCAACTCCTTGACAGCTAACATCCgctttgctcttgactaactgATAACAATTGTTTACTGGGTTCATTCACAGGCAAAGGAACGGATATGCAAATTAATCCAATCTGGTGTTGAAAGTGGTGCCAAGCTATTGCTTGATGGCAGAAGTATAGAGgtattttttttatgctttctgACTTAATACTTGCTGCATAAGATGCCTCTGACATTTTATTGCAAGTgtcggcatgtgttctgttcTGTTAGATAACAAGTATGCTTGAAtgactcaattttttttcaaagataaTCACTGGTCAGTTATCTACTCATTTATGGGTGACAAAACAGGTCCCGGGATATGAGCATGGCAATTTCATTGGTCCTACAATCATATCAAATGTTACAGCTGACATGGAGTGCTACAAGGTATTGTCTGTAGCTATGACATCCACATATTTTGGAGAACTTGATGGTTTCAGATTTGGTCCCTGTCCCTTTTTTGGGGTGCTttttattggcactccaaaaaacTCATTGTGCACTCCtcataaatgtatttttctttctaaacatAGAAACTTTGGAATGCACAATGATGTTTTGGAGTGCCAACAACAGCACCTCTTTTTTCACTTATGTTTTTATGAAAACAATGGTGGTCATTGGCTACACAACAGATTGAAGGTACCAATATCTTGGGTACGTATTTGGTTGGATACCAAGGTCCAAGTGATTTGGCATCCGACAGCACCTTTTATTTGTTGACTCAAATTCAATGGAGTTTCTACAGGAAAAGAGTCACTTAACTTTTATGCTGGGATGGACTTGATTGTTTTTCGACCTTGTTTTGTGCAGGAAGAGATTTTTGGTCCTGTTCTTCTCTGCATGGAGGTATGTTTATTGATTCCATTCGTGTTTCTCTGCGATTCATCTTTCTCATAGCCTGGTATGGGTGTTTAACAAATTTGATTTCTTCTTAATGTCAGGCGGACAGCTTAGACGAGGCAATAAGCATTGTTAACAGAAACAAGTACTCATTGCTTTTCTTGTTGCCTTAATTAGCTTTAGTGGAGAAGAAAAATATGTTGTTCATGTGAGTGAATTATTTTGAGCAGATATGGCAATGGAGCTTCTATATTTACTACGTCCGGGGTAGCCGCAAGGAAATTTCAGACTGAGATTGAGGCTGGACAGGTAAATCAAGTTCTTAAGCATCTGTTGCGGCTGAGTTTGCAAGAAAAGTAATATGAACTATGGAAATTAGTTGACGGTAGTATATAACAGCAGATTTGTTAGTTTGGCTCTGGTTggcaatgttttaccattttaactTGGAGCTATATTCAGTTAAACTGTGATGGCTACAGAGATACGTTTAATATCAATTTCTAACTTTGCCCATGAAATAGGTTGGAATCAATGTTCCTATTCCAGTTCCCTTGCCCTTTTTCTCTTTTACTGGCAACAAGGCATCTTTTGCAGGAGATTTGAATTTCTACGGTAAAATATTTATCACCTCTTACGCAAACTTGTTATGATAATAGCAATATTTTCTCTCGTTTCAATAGTTTAATTGTTCAAAAGCTGGTTGTATACAATAAATTACCTGGATTTGGTAAATTGTAAGAGTTTGTTTGCTCTGAATTACAGGCAAAGCTGGTGTTAACTTTTTCACACAGATCAAAACAGTTACTCAGCAATGGAAGAATCTACCAGGCAGCAGTGTGGTTAATCTCGCAATGCCAACTTCTCAAAAGGCATAGTTTCCTTCATTACAAATGCCCCTTTCTGGAACTCGTCTCAACATTACAATAAAATCAATGTCAAGTTCTTCAATATATTTGCTTTCTTCCacatttgtttctgtttttttttcctttcaaaggTTGTAGTGCAGCTTACATCACAAGATTTGCACCATATTCTGGTGCTTCGTACCGTTTGAGGTGAGATCCCTTGATAATCTCACTATGGCAGTGCACGTTACAAAGATTGCAAGACAAAGTTCACTCGTTGGAAATTTGGAACTTCATCTTGGTTCTTTTGTTCGGTTTTCACCTTTTTCTTCAAACTTGTGACACGGTCCTTTTCATTCCATTGTTGGATGCCCTTGATGCCCAATATCAGTGAGATTTTAGAAAAACGTAAAATGTCaattttgtgatcttcgctcgGTAGTGATGATAATATATAAAGAGATAGAGGTAGggaagcaaatacaagatgtacgtggttcatcctAAGTTTGGCTACGTACACGGGGTTGAAGAgttgagttctcattaatagtgaagaGGTTACACAATAAGTAGGTTCAAGGGTTCAGTGTTATGTTCACGGGgttgaggagttctcattaatagtgaagaGGTTACACAATACATAGATTAAAACATAATCCTCATTGGTGAGTTCTAATGACAATTTTAAATACAGTAATGAGATTAGGgattaattgtaggagaatgatctccttttatatttGAGGAGAGTATCCGGCTCTCGTCCACGGTCGATGTGGGACTTTAGGAGTTTTATTCTgacgttgacatgtgtcgttCTGTGATTGGTCTCTTAGTTGGAGGAAAATACTTGTGCTTCGTGTACCTCTCAGTGGGTCCTTGAAGATATaaagttgaccggtgcttagtagttgcggaattggtcaagtatggtactaACACACCCTCTTTGGATTTATCAGAATTCTTTGAAGTGTCTCTCGTTCTACTATTTCCGGGCTCCTCATTAGGCCGATGAGATTGCTTTGCAGTTGAAGCCGGTGTAATTTGTGGCGTAAACGCCTTGTCTACTGCTTTCAGTACCACAATCTGCCTAGTGTTTTGTGGACTACAAGTCTAGAAGACGATCATTCCACTAAAATGTGACATAACGTTTTATAGCATTATCATTGGAAATAATTAATCCTGAAATAATAATCCGTTTATTCGCTCGTCCATTGTTGGGCAATGTGCACTCTCCAATGTTGAACATGTTCGTCACTAGTGTCGGTTTTGTATGACTAAATAATCGTCTGATTCATTGTAGAAGTGAGGTGcctttttttactatttttaaccgttaaattaaataaataaaagtgaattgcaaaataaaatcaGGATAAACCTAAAACTACCAAGAGAGAGAGTCAAGACCACTAATCTAATTCGGGTCAACTGGAGCTCTACCCGGGCCAACCAGACCCGTGTCCGCAGTCAGTAACAGTAACGCAGCACGCACACCGTTACTCACATTGCGTTTGCTTTGCCTTGAGAATATGAATGCTCTTGGCGGTGGCGGCTATGGCGGCCTCTGGGGTTGGAACTCCTCATCACCCAGAAAACCCAAGCAGCCAAGAAGACGCCCATTCGATTCCAAATCCCAGTCCTCCTCCAATTCCAATTCTGTGGACGCAACCGGAAGAGCCCGTCACTGGTTCCCCTTAATGCAAGCCGCCACGGCTGGCTCACTGGCTCTGACGGGAGATACAATTGCTCAGCTCACACAGCGCTGGAGAAAAGCAGAGGCGGAAAACCAACAGGTTTGTCTAATTTAACGTCTCTCTCTTGGCTTTTTTTAGCTGCTTGGTTCCTGAGAAAATGTAGGATAAAGGTAAATCTTGGAATTTTATGATGTGTTTGGTTGCTCAGAATATTTTGAGGGTTTATAAAGTTTGAGGCTTGGAATTATTTATAGTTGGGGTTTGGAGTGAAAAAGGACAAACTTTTCGGTATCTGGCGGTGTAAATTACTCGATCCATTTCCGTATCGCTCATGATACATATACTAACCCAGGCACTCCTTTGAAATGCATATCCCCTTTTTGCACAGCAGGGTTATGAAAATCCACAAGAAGCCACTGGCCGTATTGTATGTGCCAATTGCATTTTAGCTAATAAACCAGTGGATATCGAGGTTTGTAACTGAGAGTTGGTTGTGTATTTCTGAGTGCAGCAGCTACTTATTAATTTGCTGGAATGTTGTTTCTTGTAACTGTACCAAAGTTGGCGCGAATGCTAAACCGGTGTTCCTTGGTTGTATGTGTTGTGTTAAACTCTTGGATCTCGTTGTCTTAAACTGACTAGAAAGAACAAGTGCCTAATATGGTTGGATGGCCCTGTTAGACTACAATTTCTCAGCTTATAGGTTGTTACCCGCTAAGCTATTGCTTAGCCGAAGATTGTGGATTCAAGTTTGTAGCAGGTGAAATGATGGATCAACACTTTGGACTGTAGATCTTGAATTTCTTTTAGATTTTTGGCTCCGCTAGCGAACACAATTCTAGGTTCGAAACATATTACCATAATCCTTTTTGCTGTGACAAATCTTGTATGGATTCTTAAGAAAAGGAAGTTGTCCATTTTTCGGGAGAACTCTTGCATGGAAATGGAAAAGAATCAAGTCTCTATTGGAAATGGTAAGATCTTTGGTGCAAGGACGAGTTGACCTGTAGCATCTTGACTGGGTTCTGTCTTCAAAGGATACCCCTCATCGATGAATAAGTGGAAAAGTTATCTTGTCAGTTTACGGCAATGTCATTCTTATATGTGGTCTCAACCAGGAAGGATGTAAACCAATTATCCAAGCATtcacttaattttttttgggttatttTTCAAGTATGTGACCAAACATCTCTGTGGTGCGGAGTCAAATGCTAGAAAATTCATTTATAATGGATAAGCTATGAAGATCATGGTGTGCCTCCTAGTTGATTTGTGTGGTCCATCCGCCAAGCTTGATGACTCTTTGTAGCTCCATCAATTGGTCTTGTCTTGTCTAATCTTTATAGTTTATGGCTTGTAAGGATGCTTTGGTACATTAGTATTTGTGTTCCTTTGAGTTTAGTGACCAAATTCTCTTTGTTAGGATGTAAAACGTGCTCTCCTCTCAGACCATGATTGGCTTCGTGCCCTGCGGATGACTTCCTATGGGTTTCTTTTGTACGGCCCTGGTTCTTATGCCTGGTACCAGTATCTTGATCATTCTTTGCCTGCAAAAACTGTGGAGAACCTACTGCTGAAGGTTCGACCTCTTTTACATCAATCTTGAGGTATTATGACTGTAAGGAACTCAGAAAAACCCCAAAATAAATTTTGaggaaacaaaaaatgaaagtaAGCCTAGTTTGGAAGGCATCTCACCTAATTTGGAAGGTATCTCATAGCTTTTTTCTACTTACAGGTTTTGTTAAATCAAATTGTGCTTGGTCCATGTGTGATTGCTGTTGTTTTTGCATGGAACAATTTATGGCAAGGGAAAGTGTCACAGCTTCCAGGGAAGTACCAAAGAGATGCTCTTCCCACTTTACTTTATGGTAAACTTCTTTTGATTGTTATTTGCATTCACTTTGTAGCTCAGATTTCATAAActcatattttcaattttcgttataTTAATTTGTGCAGGGTTTAGGTTCTGGATACCTGTCACTTTTTTGAATTTCTGGTACACCATTTTCTCTTCTGCGATTTATTTCCTCTTTTTTCCGTCTCCTTTGGTACGGGAAATTTGGCCGTGCCTCCATTAGTGCCATCATTGACAGTTGGAAATCGTTTATAAACTACTTATTTTCTACAAAGATAATGAAAGTTTTTTTGCAGTGGGTGATGGAAAAATTCTTTTCCTATAACATCATACTCTGGCATATAATTCACTTttaaataccaaattaagtgGTAGCTTTGTGTAAAAATTTGACCGGAATAGCTTTCTACAGGGTGGTTCCTCTTCAAGCTCGTGTAGCTTTCATGTCTGTGGGTTCAATTTTTTGGAACTTCTGCTTGTCTTCAACCATGAGCAAGTAACATCTATGCATTTTATCAACAGTTGTTGTCAGCAAGCAGAACTTTGGTCACGAGGTATCTTCTACATCTCCGATTGCTTACCTTGCTTTGAGCTTCATAATTCTTCCTGTTTTATGCTATTTCTTTACTCGTTGCAGGTTGGTTTGGGAGTCTGACATCCGATAGACCACAGGTTTAGAAGAAAATGACGACCTGAAGCAactttttagttaaaaaatgaaattcaagcCCTTCGAATTCGAGGATTGTTATAACAATGTGGACCTTATGTTCTTTTTCTGCTAGCcataaaagaagaaaggaaagccGATATGTTTCTTAACATACCTGATCAATTACCTTCATCTTACACGTAATTTTTCATATGCATGACTCATACTCAATCATACAACATCCTCCGTGAAAGAAAGGTAAGAATGTTTAGAATTGAGAAGCCTTGAGTTAGCTAATGGGACCAAAAGGTGGCAACTGAAAGCTGAGACTCAGAGGAAAAAACTTTAAGAACTGGCGAGTGCACTGCAATGGACAAAATCCAAGGCGCACGAGCGTCTGTAAACTGTTGATTGACTCATAGGAATGAGTGATTGATTGTTCGGTTGTGTGAATGTGTGTGTGGCCAATGCTGGGAAACCTCTGCCGTAGagttgatagacgcatatttatgcgacttagttaactagttttcttgcatttacgttattagttcttagttattttagtactttaagccattttcgtgtgtttgtaggtccaaagggctaaggtagcaagaaagtgcattttggtgcattttggagcagttttgagcttgtaatggattacatatgatatgagcaagatggatggacaaatttgaagacaaaagaggctaggaacatgctaaaaatctggtgaaacaaatacaagttgcaagaagggataaatttctagaaggattggccaaaacttcactcaaaaccatgcataccccataaaattcatcaatgccgtggccttccctttgttttacttccaccagatttttttagtgatgatgcaatgcctatctcactatgacatttgagtggatgatgtaatgcttaactcaccatgacatttgagtggatgatgcaatgcttaactcaccatgacatgtgagtggatgactcaaaacctaccctcaccaacaattctccaccttgccatgccttacctacttcattccaccagatttttgcattaaacatgtccatcctctccctataaataccatgcagcaacctcattgaattcatccagaaattaaccattctccaagcctttcctttcctctcctacatatctaaaccccttcccatccattcctccaaataaccaacccttcaacatcattccaaccttgttgttgcggcaaagagaaggagaaaagtccttagacgcacttgctatccaacatggatcgttggaacgtttaggtgctttctttcctttgtttttcaatgtttaaatttgtttatctttgttttgtaataatgaggaactaaaccccccttggctagggggggattcgaaaccatgttaatgcttgcaatatgatttgattacttttaattgcgtttcataagttatgaattcgatttacataaatttgattgataacatgtttatgtatgttgattagggatgcatacttagtttgcatgcataaatatgatgctagagtataagggaatttcacctaatcgttatgaacttatattcatgagtagtaaaagtcgctagtcacgattgtgttaagtaaatccttggcataagtttcatgcaaatcatagtaacgagtgcgtcgtcaatgcttatgtttttcatagaacttaatgattcttgcttgtatctctattatgcaattcatgtagggaacttgtagggaatgttttgggttgtcgtatgcaatcatccaacccaataacttgtggaaaaactgagggttaattagtgcaattcacggttaatttggggcgttgagaattaataagttattgaaatgcaattggaaatcattttgtatgcaagcaagacatgtgtggagaagaaccccttagctagccttccattatccattcaacccaaatttgtttaaaatctatttaagtttttagtttattcgtttttactttcaacttcaccaaactcaaatcccccttttactttcttgttttaaaatcttttgtttacatttttaactttgtttttatgtttttaaattagttttcaagtgatttagcaatccctcctaatccccggtttagaacgatccctacttacatctatactacaattgtcaaaaagagggttaaatttgtgtgcttatatatttcgcatcaaaattttggcgccgttgccggggattagcaactttgctaaatccccattgtttcttttttatttcttttatgtgtgttttaattttagttttaattttatttgattttatttatttcaggtactagtttatgactcgtagttctcaaccagttcgtgcacatatatcggagtttgacgacaattttgaacgaactttgagaagaaaaaggaaagtaccagaacctagtccacctagttctagttctgaatccgaatttgaagaaaaggaggaggcagaaaaagacatggaggtggacaatcgaacaatcaaagaactttcagcctcgggaTTAGACAATGCCGCgcctctatgtatccaataccccgcagcagcccgaggaaagacagaagaatttgaattgaagtcaagcttgttacaccacattccgaagtaccatgggttgtccatggaagatcctaacaaacacttgaaagaattcgaggtggtgtgttcgagcatgacccccgtcaatgtcgatgggagtattttgaagatgaaagccttccctttttctctcttggaaaaggcgaaggattggttgtacgaattggcgcccggaaccgtcacatcatgggaaagcatgaaacgggccttcttggagaagtttttcccaacttctcgagtcatcctcctacggaaaaggataagtggaattcaacaagaggaaggtgaatcttttcctacttattatgaacgttttaaatctcttgttgcttcttgtccacaacatcagatgaaggaggaacttcttttgcaatacttctacgaggggctactacctatcgaacgtcaaatgctagatgcctcggcgggaggagccttggtggacaagacccccacggcagcaaagactttaatttccaaccgtgcgttgaatgctcaacaatacgaaggcgttggacaaaggagtaacccacgaccacatcaagtcaatgaggtaagtgccataaccgaacttcaaaatcaaatggctaaccttactactttgctttctcaggtagtggaaggtccaaaagtgcaaaacgtggcagcttgtggcgtgtgttccatgcaaggccaccttacggacaagtgcccacagttgatagaaaatggagggtgggagaccctcaatgccgtgggatttggcaaccaataccaaccaaggaatgaccccttttccaatacttacaatcccggttggcgtgatcatccaaatttcaaatggcgagaaccccaacaaggccaacaacaaagcggatttaggcaacaacccccgggtttctatcaaaagccatttgcaccaactcaaccccaagcacaacctgcccaaaaatcaggttcgtct is a genomic window of Malus domestica chromosome 09, GDT2T_hap1 containing:
- the LOC103444056 gene encoding uncharacterized protein, which produces MNALGGGGYGGLWGWNSSSPRKPKQPRRRPFDSKSQSSSNSNSVDATGRARHWFPLMQAATAGSLALTGDTIAQLTQRWRKAEAENQQDVKRALLSDHDWLRALRMTSYGFLLYGPGSYAWYQYLDHSLPAKTVENLLLKVLLNQIVLGPCVIAVVFAWNNLWQGKVSQLPGKYQRDALPTLLYGFRFWIPVTFLNFWVVPLQARVAFMSVGSIFWNFCLSSTMSK
- the LOC103444101 gene encoding methylmalonate-semialdehyde dehydrogenase [acylating], mitochondrial — translated: MLQLSIPKVRNLEALRRASIFAFRSSHFSTAADPFSKQPNPPSVPNLIGGTFAKSQSSASIDVINPATQEIVSQVPLTTTEEFKAAVSAAKKAFQSWRNTPVTARQRVMFKLQELIRRDIDKLALNITTEQGKTLKDAHGDVFRGLEVVEHACGTATLQMGEYVSNVSNGIDTYSVREPLGVCAGICPFNFPAMIPLWMFPVAVTCGNTFILKPSEKDPGASVILAELAMEAGLPDGVLNIVHGTNDIVNAICDDDDIRAVSFVGSNTAGMHIYSRAAAKGKRVQSNMGAKNHAIIMPDASAEATLNALVAAGFGAAGQRCMALSTVVFVGDSKSWENKLVEAAKGLKVSAGTEPDADLGPVISRQAKERICKLIQSGVESGAKLLLDGRSIEVPGYEHGNFIGPTIISNVTADMECYKEEIFGPVLLCMEADSLDEAISIVNRNKYGNGASIFTTSGVAARKFQTEIEAGQVGINVPIPVPLPFFSFTGNKASFAGDLNFYGKAGVNFFTQIKTVTQQWKNLPGSSVVNLAMPTSQKA